The DNA segment CGCCGCTTCAATGCCGGTGACCACATGAATGGTGGTACGTAAGTCGAAGGTTTGTAAGCCGCGCCCGCCCGCATCACGATCGGCGAACTGATGACGCACGGCATTCAGCACGTTTTTGTACTCACCCAGCGTTTTACCCACCACCAGCGGGATCGCCTCTTCCAGCGTCTGGCGGATTTTCTCGCCGCCAGGGATTTCCCCCACGCCGGTGTGACCAGAATTGTCTTTAATAATGACGATATTACGGGTGAAGAACGGCGCATGCGCCCCGCTCAGGTTCATCAGCATACTGTCATGCCCCGCAACCGGGATAACCTGCATAGCGGTAACAACAGGGGTCGTAAATTGTGTACTCATCATTCAGTCCTTATATGAATTAGCGACGGCCGAAAACGGGGCGTTTACGATCAAAAGTCCAGCCGGGGATCAGGTATTGCATCGGGCCTGCGTCATTGCGCGCGCCGCCGGGCAGTTTCTTGTAAGCGTCATGCGCTTTCTGCACCTGCTCCCAGTCCAGCTCCACGCCAAGACCCGGCGCATCCGGCACTGCAATTTTTCCGTCTTTAATTTCCAGCGGTTGCTTCGTCAGGCGACAATCGCCCTCCTGCCAGATCCAGTGGGTGTCAATCGCCGTCGGTTTACCCGGCGCGGCAGCGCCAACATGAGTGAACATCGCCAGGGAAATATCGAAATGGTTGTTCGAATGGCAGCCCCAGGTCAGCCCCCAGTCATCGCATAATTGCGCCACGCGCACCGCGCCGGAGAGCGTCCAGAAGTGCGGGTCGGCGAGCGGAATATCCACCGCGTTTAACATCACCGCATGGCCCATTTCACGCCAGTTGGTGGCAATCATGTTGGTCGCGACCGGCAGCCCCGTCGCACGACGGAACTCCGCCATCACTTCACGCCCGGAGAATCCTTGTTCTGCGCCACACGGATCTTCAGCATACGTGAGCACATCGTTCAGCCCTTTACACAGTGCGATGGCTTCATCCAGCAGCCAGGCGCCGTTTGGATCAACCGTGATTCGCGCATCCGGGAAGCGTTTTTTCAGCGCGCGGGCCGTGTCGATCTCCTGCTCGCCGGGCAACACGCCGCCCTTCAGTTTGAAATCTTTAAAGCCGTAGCGATCCTGCGCCGCCTGCGCCAGATGCACAACCGCGTCGCTGGTGAGCGCTTCCTGATGGCGCAGGTGATACCAGTCATGATTGCCCGGCGTTTTTTCGAGATAAGGTAAATCCGTTTTGGTGCGATCGCCCACGTAGAAAAGGTAGCCCAGCACAGTCACCGCATCGCGTTGTTTGCCCGGCCCTAACAGTTCGCACACCGGTACATTCAGCGCTTTGCCCAGCAGATCCAGCAGCGCCGCTTCCAGAGCCGCTACCGCATTCACCCGCAGTTCGAAAGTCCAGGCGCCTTTACCAAAGGTATCAAAGTCGGCAGCCTGATTACCTTTATGCACCTGTTGCACCACTTTATTCAGGCGGGCCACTTCCTGGCCTAAAACCATCGGAATCGCATCCACCAGCGTCTGGTAAATCACCTCGCCGCCGGGCGCTTCACCCACGCCGGTGTTACCGGCGTTATCGGTGAGGACGACGATATTGCGCGTGAAATACGCGTTATGCGCCCCACCGATGTTGAGTAACATACTGTCATGTCCGGCCACCGGAATGACTTTCATATCGGTAATGACGGGACTTGATTGCGTTGTCATATTTATTGTCCTGCTACAGGTTTCAGTTCGATGCGTTTAATATCCCCGACCAGCACGAGGTAACTCAGTACCGCCACCAGCGCATGGACGCCAACGTAAATCAGCGCGCCATTG comes from the Citrobacter koseri ATCC BAA-895 genome and includes:
- a CDS encoding enolase C-terminal domain-like protein, whose protein sequence is MTTQSSPVITDMKVIPVAGHDSMLLNIGGAHNAYFTRNIVVLTDNAGNTGVGEAPGGEVIYQTLVDAIPMVLGQEVARLNKVVQQVHKGNQAADFDTFGKGAWTFELRVNAVAALEAALLDLLGKALNVPVCELLGPGKQRDAVTVLGYLFYVGDRTKTDLPYLEKTPGNHDWYHLRHQEALTSDAVVHLAQAAQDRYGFKDFKLKGGVLPGEQEIDTARALKKRFPDARITVDPNGAWLLDEAIALCKGLNDVLTYAEDPCGAEQGFSGREVMAEFRRATGLPVATNMIATNWREMGHAVMLNAVDIPLADPHFWTLSGAVRVAQLCDDWGLTWGCHSNNHFDISLAMFTHVGAAAPGKPTAIDTHWIWQEGDCRLTKQPLEIKDGKIAVPDAPGLGVELDWEQVQKAHDAYKKLPGGARNDAGPMQYLIPGWTFDRKRPVFGRR